A window of the Acidovorax sp. YS12 genome harbors these coding sequences:
- the motB gene encoding flagellar motor protein MotB, whose translation MAEKKLQPIIIKRVKKTAHAAHGGAWKIAYADFVTAMMAFFLLMWLLGSTAKGDLQGIAAYFASPLKVAMAGGDGAGNSSSVIPGGGTDLSKVHGQVRRSDSPDDTNRRMDLSSRAERARQDAARIRALHAKIDAMITENAKLNEYRSQIRIDVTPDGLQIQIVDDQNRPMFDSGSALVKPYMRDILGAIGSALGGVENRVSLAGHTDATPYGNGERGYSNWELSADRANASRRELVAAGMPDAKLARVVGLAASDPLEPTNPRAAINRRITITILTREAEERLLGKQPREVPIEQLLPEKQDNPSPGKQP comes from the coding sequence ATGGCAGAAAAGAAGCTCCAGCCCATCATCATCAAGCGCGTCAAGAAAACCGCGCATGCCGCGCATGGCGGGGCCTGGAAGATCGCCTACGCCGACTTCGTCACTGCGATGATGGCCTTCTTCCTGCTCATGTGGCTGCTGGGCTCCACGGCCAAGGGCGACCTGCAGGGCATCGCGGCCTACTTCGCCTCGCCGCTCAAGGTGGCGATGGCCGGCGGCGACGGCGCGGGCAACAGTTCCAGCGTGATCCCCGGCGGCGGCACGGATCTGTCCAAGGTGCACGGCCAGGTGCGCCGCTCCGACTCCCCGGACGACACCAACCGCCGCATGGACCTGAGTTCGCGCGCCGAACGCGCGCGCCAGGACGCGGCGCGCATCCGCGCGCTGCACGCCAAGATCGACGCGATGATCACGGAGAACGCCAAGCTCAACGAGTACCGCTCGCAGATCCGCATCGACGTGACGCCCGACGGCCTGCAGATCCAGATCGTCGACGACCAGAACCGTCCCATGTTCGACAGCGGCAGCGCCCTGGTGAAACCCTACATGCGCGACATCCTGGGCGCCATCGGTTCGGCCCTGGGCGGGGTGGAAAACCGCGTGAGCCTGGCCGGCCACACCGACGCCACGCCCTACGGCAACGGCGAGCGCGGCTACAGCAACTGGGAGCTTTCTGCCGACCGGGCCAATGCCTCGCGCCGCGAGCTGGTGGCCGCCGGCATGCCCGACGCCAAGCTGGCCCGCGTAGTGGGCCTGGCCGCCAGCGACCCGCTGGAGCCCACCAACCCGCGCGCGGCCATCAACCGGCGCATTACCATCACCATCCTGACCCGGGAGGCCGAGGAACGCCTGCTGGGCAAACAGCCCCGCGAAGTCCCGATTGAACAATTGCTTCCTGAAAAGCAGGACAATCCCTCACCGGGTAAGCAGCCGTAA
- the cheY gene encoding chemotaxis protein CheY, which yields MADLRFLIVDDFSTMRRIVRNLLKESGFADADEAEDGVAALQKLRNGKFDFVVTDINMPNMNGFQLLAEIKGDEKLKHLPVLMVTAEARKEDIVAAAQGGAAGYIVKPFTKATLEEKVTLILKKMGL from the coding sequence GTGGCAGACCTTCGTTTCTTGATCGTTGACGACTTCTCGACCATGCGGCGCATCGTCCGCAACCTGCTGAAGGAAAGCGGCTTCGCCGATGCCGACGAGGCAGAGGATGGCGTCGCCGCCTTGCAGAAACTGCGCAATGGCAAATTTGATTTCGTGGTAACGGACATCAACATGCCGAACATGAATGGCTTCCAGCTGCTGGCCGAGATCAAGGGAGACGAGAAGCTCAAGCACCTTCCCGTGCTGATGGTCACGGCCGAGGCGCGCAAGGAAGACATCGTGGCGGCCGCGCAGGGCGGTGCCGCCGGCTACATCGTCAAGCCCTTCACCAAGGCCACGCTGGAGGAGAAGGTGACCTTGATCCTCAAGAAGATGGGGCTATGA
- a CDS encoding protein phosphatase CheZ, with protein MDTPETPSNSAPDVHQKIGLLTRQLHDALNQLGYADKLRGSAGELPDAQNRLSYIARLTGEAAEKVLGRVEQAKTQHEYIAAETKRVLDALVKDPVATVAKGEIYNHLVDMERVTKEADEHLTEIMMAQDFHDLTGQVIARVVTLASTIEQQLVQLLVQTAPASALPAAAPAPAAPAVQERPHLPGPVVDPENTPDVVTDQSQVDDLLASLGF; from the coding sequence ATGGACACCCCGGAAACACCGTCGAACAGCGCACCCGACGTACACCAGAAAATCGGCCTCCTGACGCGCCAGCTGCACGACGCGCTCAACCAGTTGGGTTACGCCGACAAGCTGCGCGGCAGCGCGGGGGAGCTGCCAGATGCGCAGAACCGCCTGTCCTACATCGCCCGCCTGACGGGCGAGGCGGCGGAAAAGGTGCTGGGGCGCGTGGAACAGGCCAAGACCCAGCACGAGTACATCGCGGCCGAGACCAAGCGCGTGCTCGATGCGCTGGTGAAAGATCCCGTCGCCACCGTGGCCAAGGGCGAGATCTACAACCATCTGGTGGACATGGAACGCGTGACCAAGGAGGCCGACGAGCACCTTACCGAGATCATGATGGCGCAGGATTTCCACGATCTGACCGGCCAGGTGATCGCGCGCGTGGTGACCCTTGCCTCGACGATCGAGCAGCAGCTGGTGCAGCTGCTGGTGCAGACCGCGCCCGCCAGCGCCCTGCCGGCGGCCGCTCCGGCACCGGCGGCGCCTGCAGTGCAAGAGCGCCCGCACCTGCCCGGCCCCGTGGTGGACCCCGAAAATACCCCGGATGTGGTCACCGACCAGTCACAAGTGGACGATCTGCTCGCCAGTCTGGGTTTTTAA
- the motA gene encoding flagellar motor stator protein MotA, with protein sequence MFVLIGYAITFGCVFGVFVAHGGNVHVLLEALPFEMITIGGAALGALIVNNQPKVLKATMAAIPAALKGNKYTKARYMDLMALLYDILQKARKEGLMAIEGDVENPKESPLFTKYPGVGTDHHVVEFMTDYLRMMVSGNLNAHEIESLMDSEIETHHQEAHAPVAALTRLAGALPAFGIVAAVLGVVNTMGSVGQPPAVLGGMIASALVGTFLGILLAYGLVEPIAGLLEQKAEDAAKEFECIKSTLLASMQGYNPATAIEFGRKVLFSTDRPTFIELESHVKGKK encoded by the coding sequence ATGTTCGTCCTCATTGGCTATGCCATCACTTTTGGGTGCGTTTTTGGCGTGTTCGTGGCCCACGGCGGCAACGTGCATGTGCTGCTGGAGGCGCTGCCGTTTGAAATGATCACCATCGGCGGCGCGGCCCTGGGGGCGCTCATCGTGAACAACCAGCCCAAGGTGCTCAAGGCCACGATGGCCGCCATTCCCGCGGCACTCAAGGGCAACAAGTACACCAAGGCGCGCTACATGGACCTGATGGCGCTGCTCTACGACATCCTGCAAAAGGCACGCAAGGAAGGCCTGATGGCGATCGAGGGCGACGTGGAGAACCCCAAGGAATCGCCGCTTTTCACCAAGTACCCCGGGGTGGGCACGGACCACCACGTGGTCGAGTTCATGACCGACTACCTGCGCATGATGGTGTCGGGCAACCTCAACGCGCACGAGATCGAGTCGCTGATGGACAGCGAGATCGAGACCCACCACCAGGAGGCCCATGCCCCGGTGGCGGCGCTCACGCGCCTGGCGGGCGCGCTGCCCGCCTTCGGTATCGTGGCGGCGGTGCTGGGCGTGGTGAACACCATGGGCTCGGTGGGCCAGCCGCCCGCCGTGCTCGGCGGCATGATCGCCTCGGCACTGGTGGGCACGTTCCTGGGCATCTTGCTGGCGTATGGCCTGGTCGAGCCCATCGCCGGCCTGCTGGAGCAGAAGGCCGAGGACGCCGCCAAGGAGTTCGAGTGCATCAAGTCCACCCTGCTCGCCAGCATGCAGGGCTACAACCCGGCCACGGCCATCGAGTTCGGGCGCAAGGTGCTGTTCTCCACCGACCGCCCCACCTTCATCGAGCTGGAAAGCCACGTGAAGGGCAAGAAGTAA